The following are from one region of the Nostoc cf. commune SO-36 genome:
- the ptsP gene encoding phosphoenolpyruvate--protein phosphotransferase yields the protein MAKARGALLAKATQLGVVSRPLSLVTSTTDVESPTREIRLIVSNRLGLQARPAAQFVVTATRFQSQILVRNLTRNTEFVRGDSINQVTTLGVRQGHELLITATGADADEALAALQALFANNFGEAARSCCSNKEGLPNPEGEDNVALNSPPAFHHEFTPATHGELSGIAASPGVAMSTTGFAYAPVVHYQPTHISITEYHVEDVKLEWQRLEAAIHTARQEIQAVFSQASLQIGDAEAAIFDAQLLFLEDPVLLEAVKERIFKNHLNAEAAWQAVVDEVATSYRTLEDSYLQERVDDVVDVGQRVLRLLVGNADANLHLEEPAILVATDLSPSDTARLDPKKVLGICTTSGSATSHSAIIARTLGIPAVLGIDAQVLHLADGTLMALDGESGRAWIEPESHILDLLAAKQEAWQTAQQQAQATAHQPAITLDGRQVSVFANIGSIKDVQVAVANGAEGVGLLRTEFLYLDRTSAPTEEEQLAVYQAIAQVLDHRPLIIRTLDVGGDKPLPYLRVGFPEANPFLGWRGIRFCLDHLDLFKTQLRAILRASVGHQIKIMLPMIASVTEVRATKVILGEVQAELNQAGISFDAAMKVGIMVEVPAAVAIADQLADEVDFFSIGTNDLSQYVMASDRTNPRIANLVDALHPAVLRMVQQTIQAAHSGGISVGLCGELAADILATPILLGLGLDELSVNPQSIPGVKQAIARLSIVESEAIVVSALQQDSAEDVRELISTSVTPPA from the coding sequence ATGGCGAAAGCACGCGGCGCACTTTTAGCAAAAGCAACTCAATTAGGTGTTGTTAGTAGGCCGTTGTCACTTGTCACCTCAACAACCGATGTAGAATCACCAACCAGAGAAATCCGGCTGATTGTCAGCAATCGCTTAGGATTACAGGCCCGTCCCGCAGCGCAGTTTGTGGTGACAGCAACCCGGTTTCAATCGCAAATTTTGGTGCGGAATTTAACGAGAAATACTGAGTTTGTCAGAGGTGACAGTATTAACCAAGTTACAACTTTAGGGGTGCGTCAAGGACACGAACTGCTGATTACTGCTACTGGTGCAGATGCAGATGAGGCACTGGCGGCATTACAGGCATTATTCGCTAATAACTTTGGTGAGGCAGCCCGGTCTTGTTGTTCCAACAAAGAGGGACTGCCGAACCCGGAGGGTGAAGATAATGTTGCTTTGAATTCTCCACCAGCATTTCATCATGAATTTACTCCAGCAACTCATGGCGAACTTTCGGGAATTGCAGCTTCTCCAGGAGTAGCGATGTCTACGACGGGCTTCGCCTACGCACCCGTTGTTCATTATCAACCCACTCACATTTCGATTACTGAATATCACGTAGAGGATGTAAAGTTAGAGTGGCAAAGATTAGAAGCGGCAATTCACACCGCTAGACAAGAAATTCAAGCAGTTTTCTCACAAGCATCTCTGCAAATTGGTGACGCTGAAGCCGCCATTTTTGATGCCCAATTACTATTTTTAGAAGATCCAGTATTGTTGGAAGCGGTTAAAGAGCGCATCTTCAAAAACCATCTAAATGCTGAAGCCGCTTGGCAAGCCGTAGTTGATGAAGTAGCAACTTCTTACCGCACACTTGAGGATTCTTACCTGCAAGAGCGAGTTGATGATGTTGTAGATGTGGGGCAAAGAGTGCTGCGATTACTAGTTGGAAATGCAGATGCTAACCTACATCTAGAGGAACCAGCGATTTTAGTGGCGACTGATTTAAGCCCATCAGATACCGCTAGACTAGATCCGAAAAAGGTTTTGGGAATTTGTACTACTTCTGGTAGCGCCACCTCCCACAGTGCAATTATCGCCCGGACGTTGGGTATTCCCGCAGTTTTGGGAATAGATGCCCAAGTGTTGCACTTGGCAGACGGTACACTTATGGCACTTGATGGCGAAAGTGGCAGAGCTTGGATAGAACCAGAATCACATATCCTAGATTTACTGGCAGCAAAGCAAGAAGCTTGGCAAACTGCCCAACAACAAGCACAAGCAACGGCACACCAGCCAGCAATTACTCTTGATGGTCGGCAAGTTAGCGTCTTTGCCAACATTGGTAGTATAAAAGATGTTCAAGTTGCTGTAGCTAATGGTGCAGAAGGTGTGGGACTACTCCGCACTGAGTTTCTTTATCTTGACCGGACAAGCGCCCCGACTGAAGAAGAACAATTAGCAGTGTATCAGGCGATCGCTCAAGTTTTAGATCATCGTCCGTTAATTATACGTACCTTAGATGTCGGTGGTGATAAGCCGCTTCCTTATTTGAGAGTAGGTTTTCCTGAAGCGAACCCTTTTTTAGGCTGGCGGGGAATTCGTTTCTGTTTAGATCATTTGGATTTGTTCAAAACTCAGTTACGGGCAATTTTGAGAGCTAGTGTTGGACACCAAATTAAGATTATGTTGCCGATGATTGCTAGTGTAACTGAGGTACGTGCAACTAAAGTAATTTTGGGTGAAGTGCAGGCTGAACTAAATCAAGCTGGTATTTCCTTTGATGCCGCGATGAAAGTAGGAATTATGGTAGAGGTTCCGGCAGCAGTTGCGATCGCAGATCAGTTAGCAGATGAAGTAGACTTCTTTAGTATCGGGACTAACGATCTGAGTCAGTACGTTATGGCTAGCGATCGCACTAATCCCCGCATCGCAAATTTAGTTGATGCGCTACATCCAGCCGTGTTGCGAATGGTGCAGCAAACGATCCAAGCTGCTCATTCGGGGGGAATTTCGGTAGGATTATGTGGAGAATTGGCAGCAGATATTTTAGCAACACCAATTTTATTAGGTTTAGGGTTGGATGAGTTGAGCGTGAATCCTCAAAGTATACCGGGAGTGAAACAAGCGATCGCTCGGTTGAGTATAGTTGAAAGTGAAGCGATCGTAGTATCAGCATTACAACAAGATTCCGCAGAGGATGTCAGAGAGCTAATCTCAACTTCAGTTACTCCTCCTGCGTAA
- a CDS encoding beta strand repeat-containing protein, with product MANIIGTDGNDTLVGSYEADTINGKAGDDTITTFVGNDTLTGGIGKDKFVFDYDSNGTKIITDFGGVGKGTNPTAEVIAKVDTLEFKQGTAKYLLLTQNGSDLEITFEQGSYTPVILQNFALENLDNLSKSTGATVDLGNILFYEQTSTTDSFDVFNANSTQSSIFNLNTVTFLNDLNNNVSGFDNSDDVINGQEGDDIIDGLSGNDMLRGGAGNDSLVGGAGNDTLIDGTGNDTLVGGTGDDRLNVDSSTGNNLLNGGDDNDYLSASDSLYAGFAASGNNTLNGGAGNDTLNIDYSTGNSLLNGDDGNDLLSLSGFDYYSYFGASGNNTLNGGVGNDRLTADYSAGNNLLDGGVGSDSLNVGSSTGNNLLNGGDGNDYLFASGTTTRYGTDRSLGDNTLNGGAGNDTFNIDFSEGDNLLNGGDGNDSLSASGNTVYYYGGFFASGNNTLNGGAGDDTLNVNYTPGNNLLDGGDGNDFLSASGYYQGGLGYTEIIYPFTSGNNTLNGGSGEDTLNIDYSTGNNLLDGGDGNDYLSGSGILYNDSEGEDIVTSGKNTLNGGAGDDTLNVDSSTGNNLLNGGDGNDYLSAFDALGNNTLNGGAGNNTLIGGISNDYLNDGIGNDLLRGNAGNDTLIGSVGFNILNGGAGDDYLSVNSVNSNYILSGNNLNGGVGDDYLLVNSFTGNNTLSGGDGNDTLSASTTSDVSEYGYFENFLNGGTGDDRLNVNFSLADNKLFGDDGNDTLSADGALGNNTLYGGNGDDILIGGLGQDTFAFNSYNEGIDIIDNFNITNEFIQVSAYGFNRELSIGTLQKSQFTIGTSATTIDQRFIYNNITGAVSFDQDGSADAFTQVTFAQVSDGLSLTQNNFVVFY from the coding sequence ATGGCAAATATCATTGGAACCGATGGTAACGATACTCTAGTAGGCAGTTACGAGGCGGATACGATTAATGGTAAAGCAGGCGATGATACTATCACAACTTTTGTTGGCAATGACACTTTAACTGGTGGAATCGGCAAGGATAAATTTGTTTTTGACTACGATAGTAACGGTACTAAAATCATCACTGATTTTGGTGGGGTAGGTAAAGGGACAAACCCGACAGCAGAAGTCATTGCCAAAGTGGACACTCTAGAATTCAAGCAAGGCACTGCCAAATATTTACTGCTGACTCAGAATGGCAGCGATTTGGAAATCACCTTTGAACAGGGAAGTTATACCCCAGTTATCCTGCAAAACTTTGCTCTGGAAAACCTGGATAACCTCAGCAAATCTACAGGAGCTACTGTAGACTTAGGCAATATACTGTTTTATGAGCAAACTAGCACCACAGATAGCTTTGATGTCTTCAATGCCAACTCCACCCAAAGCAGTATCTTCAACTTGAACACAGTTACTTTTCTTAACGACCTGAACAATAATGTTAGCGGCTTTGACAACTCAGATGATGTAATCAATGGTCAAGAGGGTGATGACATTATTGATGGCTTGAGTGGGAACGATATGCTGAGAGGCGGTGCTGGCAATGACTCCCTCGTTGGTGGTGCGGGAAATGATACTCTCATTGACGGTACGGGGAATGATACTCTGGTTGGTGGTACTGGTGACGATCGCTTGAATGTTGACTCATCAACAGGCAATAACCTACTTAATGGTGGCGATGACAATGATTATTTATCCGCCTCTGACTCCTTGTACGCAGGATTCGCCGCTTCAGGTAATAACACTCTCAATGGTGGTGCTGGTAACGATACATTGAATATTGACTATTCAACAGGCAATAGCTTACTCAATGGTGACGACGGCAATGATCTTCTCTCTCTTTCTGGCTTCGATTACTACAGTTACTTTGGTGCTTCAGGTAATAACACCCTTAACGGTGGCGTTGGTAATGATAGGTTGACTGCTGACTATTCAGCAGGCAATAACTTACTGGATGGTGGCGTTGGTAGCGATAGCTTGAATGTTGGCTCATCAACAGGCAATAACCTACTTAATGGTGGCGATGGCAATGATTATCTATTCGCCTCTGGCACAACTACCAGATACGGCACCGATCGCTCTTTAGGCGATAACACCCTCAACGGTGGTGCTGGTAACGATACATTTAATATTGACTTTTCAGAAGGCGATAACCTACTCAATGGTGGCGACGGCAATGATTCTCTTAGTGCTTCTGGCAACACGGTTTACTACTACGGAGGATTCTTCGCTTCTGGCAATAATACCCTCAACGGTGGCGCTGGTGATGATACATTGAATGTTAACTATACGCCAGGCAATAACCTTCTGGATGGAGGTGATGGTAATGATTTTCTTAGTGCTTCTGGCTATTACCAAGGGGGGTTAGGGTACACCGAAATTATTTATCCTTTCACATCAGGCAATAACACCCTCAACGGTGGTAGTGGTGAAGATACATTAAATATTGACTATTCAACAGGCAATAACCTTCTGGATGGTGGCGATGGCAATGATTATCTTTCCGGCTCAGGCATCCTCTATAATGACTCCGAAGGGGAAGATATCGTTACATCAGGCAAGAATACCCTCAACGGTGGCGCTGGTGACGATACATTGAATGTTGACTCTTCAACAGGCAATAATCTTTTAAATGGTGGCGATGGCAATGACTATCTCTCTGCTTTTGATGCCTTAGGTAACAATACTCTCAATGGTGGTGCGGGGAATAATACTCTCATTGGTGGTATAAGCAATGACTACCTCAATGATGGTATTGGTAACGACCTGCTGCGGGGTAATGCTGGAAATGATACTCTCATTGGTAGCGTGGGTTTTAATATACTTAATGGTGGCGCTGGTGACGATTACTTGAGTGTTAACTCTGTTAATAGCAATTACATCTTAAGCGGTAACAACCTTAACGGTGGCGTTGGTGACGATTACTTACTTGTTAATAGTTTTACTGGTAATAACACCCTTAGCGGCGGTGATGGCAATGATACTTTGTCTGCCTCTACCACCTCTGATGTTTCTGAATATGGTTATTTTGAAAATTTCCTCAACGGTGGTACTGGTGACGATCGCTTGAATGTTAATTTTTCACTAGCCGATAATAAGCTATTTGGGGACGATGGTAATGATACTCTATCGGCGGATGGTGCATTAGGCAACAACACTCTTTATGGTGGAAATGGTGATGATATCCTCATAGGTGGTCTTGGTCAAGATACCTTTGCTTTCAATAGTTACAATGAAGGCATTGATATTATTGATAACTTCAACATCACTAATGAATTTATTCAAGTATCGGCTTATGGTTTTAATCGCGAGTTATCAATAGGTACACTTCAGAAAAGTCAGTTTACAATTGGGACATCTGCAACGACAATCGATCAAAGATTTATTTATAACAACATTACGGGTGCAGTGTCTTTTGACCAAGATGGCAGTGCTGACGCATTTACTCAGGTAACATTTGCACAAGTATCAGATGGATTGTCACTAACTCAAAACAATTTTGTGGTTTTTTATTAA
- a CDS encoding type II toxin-antitoxin system RelE/ParE family toxin: MAIVGRLLNRFAQLFRKLAAMPGIDRNRPELGEGIRSFPSGNYVIFYRTVEGGIQIMRVLHGARDIEKIFAQDTEFTQEE; encoded by the coding sequence CTGGCAATAGTGGGACGATTGCTTAACCGCTTTGCTCAATTGTTTCGGAAACTTGCTGCTATGCCTGGAATTGATCGTAACCGCCCTGAGTTAGGGGAAGGTATCAGGAGCTTTCCTTCTGGAAATTATGTCATCTTTTACCGCACGGTTGAAGGAGGTATTCAAATTATGCGTGTCTTGCACGGGGCGCGGGATATCGAGAAGATATTTGCTCAAGATACCGAATTTACGCAGGAGGAGTAA
- a CDS encoding type II toxin-antitoxin system Phd/YefM family antitoxin, which translates to MVNIENIHSLTDFRRNASNYVEQIKETKAPLVLTVNGEAAVVVQDARAFQQMLNRLQQLEEELNQLKLESLQQEIQKGIDQADRGELLNGEEVMARLQSRYQAALTET; encoded by the coding sequence ATGGTTAACATTGAAAATATCCACTCGTTAACGGACTTCCGGCGCAATGCTAGCAACTATGTTGAGCAAATCAAAGAAACGAAAGCTCCACTGGTTTTAACAGTGAATGGCGAAGCGGCAGTGGTGGTTCAAGATGCCCGTGCTTTCCAACAGATGCTTAATCGATTGCAGCAGCTTGAAGAGGAACTAAATCAACTGAAGCTAGAAAGCTTGCAACAGGAAATTCAAAAGGGTATTGACCAAGCTGACAGGGGCGAACTCTTAAATGGGGAGGAAGTGATGGCACGGCTCCAGTCTCGCTACCAGGCTGCTTTGACTGAGACTTGA
- a CDS encoding calcium-binding protein, whose protein sequence is MSAGGSTGDNLLSGDDGNDSLNISGGYSDSRSSGNNTLNGGAGDDTLSAGGSTGDNLLSGGDGNDSLDISGNSNYSYDTRSSGKNTLNGGAGSDTLNASGSTGENLLSGGDGNDILTGGNGNDSLYGGDGTDTFAFNSYNEGVDSIYDFNATNELIQVSATGFGGGLSPSSLQTSQFTIGTSATTSEQRFIYDNSTGGLYFDLDGSASGFTQVKFAQLLGGVTLTENNFVVV, encoded by the coding sequence TTGAGTGCTGGCGGTTCAACAGGCGATAACCTGCTTTCTGGGGACGATGGCAATGATTCTCTTAACATCTCTGGCGGCTACTCCGACTCTCGTTCATCTGGTAATAACACTCTTAACGGAGGTGCAGGTGACGATACCTTGAGTGCTGGCGGTTCAACAGGCGATAACCTGCTCTCTGGGGGTGATGGCAATGATTCTCTTGATATCTCCGGCAATAGCAACTACTCCTATGACACTCGCTCATCTGGCAAAAACACCCTCAATGGAGGTGCTGGTAGCGACACGTTGAATGCTAGCGGTTCAACAGGCGAGAATCTACTCTCTGGAGGGGATGGTAATGACATTCTCACAGGTGGCAACGGTAATGATAGCCTTTACGGAGGAGATGGTACTGATACTTTTGCTTTCAATAGTTATAACGAAGGTGTTGACAGTATTTATGACTTTAATGCCACTAATGAATTAATTCAGGTATCGGCTACTGGTTTTGGCGGTGGGTTATCACCAAGTTCACTTCAGACAAGTCAGTTCACCATTGGCACATCTGCGACCACAAGCGAACAACGATTTATCTATGACAACAGCACAGGTGGACTGTATTTTGACCTAGATGGCAGTGCATCTGGGTTTACTCAGGTAAAATTTGCACAACTTTTGGGTGGTGTGACACTAACCGAAAATAATTTTGTGGTTGTTTAA
- a CDS encoding calcium-binding protein, producing MANINGTNGNDSLTGTTSDDLINGLAGDDTLDGNGGNDTLDGGFGNDRLYVFSSTGNNSLSGDAGNDDLDINYSSGNNTLSGGDGADSFYAIEVQGTNILDGGNGDDIFYLSNLKPAPSSLLVTQTVNGGTGKDTLFGYYGNFTRKITSTFNATTNIGSITVGTNQINYKNIERLQITGTAYDDYLVGTNGDDSLSGGDGGNDTIIGGAGNDNLNAFDSGGSTDNYLLDGGAGNDYLNASGGYYFVLGNNTLYGGAGNDTLNIDGSTGDNLLFGGDGNDSLTASSDGPGFGGYPYYNTTGNNTLNGGAGSDRLIVDYSTGDNLLFGENGNDLLSAITALGNNTFYGGNGNDTLIGGVGNDTLIGGDNNDALIGGAGDDYLGTYNSGGNDTLIGDAGNDYLNTYDSGGDNLLSGGDGNDSLNASAYYIGNRSGNNTLNGGAGDDYLSAYFSTGNNLFNGGDGNDYLSISGSLEDYGYYAASGNNTLNGGAGNDTLLADDSIGENLLSGGDGNDILTSGNVNDSLIGGAGTDTFVFNTYNDGVDSIYDFNATNELIQVSATGFGGGLSPSSLQKSQFTIGTSATTTNQRFIYDNSTGGLYFDLDGSASGFTQVKFAQLLGGVTLTENNFVVV from the coding sequence ATGGCAAATATCAATGGCACTAACGGTAATGATAGCCTCACTGGGACAACGAGTGATGACCTCATTAATGGTTTAGCAGGTGACGACACTCTAGATGGAAACGGAGGCAACGATACTCTAGATGGTGGTTTTGGTAACGATCGGCTTTATGTTTTCTCTTCTACTGGGAATAACAGCCTTAGTGGGGATGCAGGGAATGACGACCTTGATATTAACTACTCTAGTGGCAACAATACACTTTCAGGCGGAGATGGGGCTGATTCCTTTTATGCCATTGAAGTCCAGGGTACAAACATCTTGGATGGAGGGAATGGTGATGACATCTTCTATTTGAGCAATTTAAAGCCTGCCCCCTCTTCCTTATTAGTAACTCAAACGGTAAATGGGGGTACAGGTAAAGATACGTTGTTTGGCTATTACGGCAATTTTACTAGAAAAATCACTTCGACTTTCAATGCCACCACTAACATTGGCTCGATTACGGTTGGCACGAATCAAATTAACTACAAAAATATCGAACGATTACAGATCACAGGTACAGCCTACGATGACTATCTAGTAGGTACTAATGGTGACGATTCTTTGTCCGGGGGGGATGGTGGCAATGATACGATTATTGGAGGTGCAGGTAATGATAACTTGAATGCTTTTGATTCAGGAGGCTCAACAGACAATTATCTGCTGGATGGTGGTGCAGGTAACGATTACTTGAATGCCTCTGGTGGCTATTACTTTGTCTTAGGCAATAACACCCTCTATGGTGGCGCTGGTAACGATACTTTGAATATTGACGGTTCAACAGGTGATAACCTACTCTTTGGCGGTGATGGCAATGATTCTCTTACCGCCTCTAGCGACGGCCCCGGCTTCGGAGGATATCCTTATTATAACACCACTGGCAATAATACCCTAAACGGCGGCGCTGGTAGCGATCGCTTGATTGTTGACTATTCAACAGGTGATAACCTACTCTTTGGAGAAAATGGCAATGATTTGCTCTCCGCCATAACCGCCTTAGGCAATAATACTTTTTATGGTGGCAATGGCAACGATACTCTCATTGGTGGTGTTGGCAATGATACTCTCATTGGTGGCGATAACAATGATGCTCTCATTGGTGGCGCTGGTGACGATTACTTGGGTACTTATAATTCAGGAGGCAATGATACTCTCATTGGCGATGCAGGTAACGATTACTTGAATACTTATGATTCAGGAGGCGATAATCTGCTCTCTGGTGGCGATGGCAATGATAGCTTGAATGCCTCTGCTTATTACATTGGCAACAGATCGGGCAATAACACCCTTAACGGTGGCGCTGGTGACGATTACTTGAGTGCTTACTTTTCAACAGGCAATAACCTATTCAATGGGGGCGATGGCAATGATTATCTCTCCATCTCTGGCTCCCTCGAAGATTACGGGTACTATGCTGCGTCTGGCAATAACACCCTCAACGGTGGTGCTGGTAACGATACCTTACTTGCTGACGATTCAATAGGCGAGAATCTACTCTCTGGAGGGGATGGTAATGACATCCTCACAAGTGGCAACGTTAATGATAGCCTAATTGGAGGGGCTGGTACTGATACCTTTGTTTTCAATACTTACAACGATGGTGTTGACAGTATTTATGACTTTAACGCCACTAATGAATTGATTCAGGTATCGGCTACTGGTTTTGGCGGTGGGTTATCACCAAGTTCACTTCAGAAAAGTCAGTTCACCATCGGCACATCTGCAACGACAACAAATCAACGATTTATCTACGACAACAGCACAGGTGGGCTGTATTTTGACCTTGATGGCAGTGCATCTGGGTTTACTCAGGTAAAATTTGCACAACTTTTGGGTGGTGTGACACTAACCGAAAACAACTTTGTGGTTGTTTAA